The following coding sequences lie in one Lolium perenne isolate Kyuss_39 chromosome 2, Kyuss_2.0, whole genome shotgun sequence genomic window:
- the LOC127334870 gene encoding serine/threonine-protein kinase SAPK7 has protein sequence MERYELLKDIGAGNFGVARLMRHKETKELVAMKYIPRGLKIDENVAREIINHRSLRHPNIIRFKEVVVTPTHLAICMEYAAGGELFDRICNAGRFSEDEARYFFQQLICGVSYCHFMQICHRDLKLENTLLDGSPAPRLKICDFGYSKSSLLHSKPKSTVGTPAYIAPEVLSRREYDGKTADVWSCGVTLYVMLVGGYPFEDPDDPKNFRKTIGRIMSIQYKIPEYVHVSQDCKNLLAAIFVANPAKRITMREIRNHPWFLKNLPRELTEAAQAMYYKRDNSAPTYSVQTVEEIMKIVQEAQKPPPSTTPVAGFGWVEEDEQEDGKKPEEEPEEDDEEDEYEKQLNEVRASGEFHIS, from the exons ATGGAGAGGTACGAGCTGCTCAAGGACATCGGCGCCGGCAACTTCGGCGTGGCGCGGCTGATGCGTCACAAGGAGACCAAGGAGCTCGTCGCCATGAAGTACATCCCGCGGGGCCTCAAG ATTGACGAGAATGTGGCGAGGGAGATCATAAACCACCGGTCGCTGCGGCACCCCAACATAATCCGATTCAAGGAG GTGGTTGTGACGCCGACGCACCTGGCGATTTGCATGGAGTACGCGGCCGGCGGCGAGCTCTTCGACCGGATCTGCAACGCCGGGAGGTTCAGCGAGGACGAG GCCAGGTACTTCTTCCAGCAGCTCATCTGCGGCGTCAGCTACTGCCACTTCATG CAAATTTGCCATCGGGACTTGAAGCTGGAGAACACGCTCCTGGACGGCAGCCCGGCGCCACGCCTCAAGATCTGCGACTTCGGTTACTCAAAG TCGTCGCTGCTGCACTCGAAGCCCAAGTCGACGGTGGGCACGCCGGCGTACATCGCGCCGGAGGTGCTCTCCCGCCGGGAATACGACGGCAAG ACAGCCGATGTCTGGTCTTGCGGAGTTACCCTTTATGTGATGCTAGTTGGCGGTTACCCTTTTGAGGATCCTGACGACCCCAAGAATTTCAGAAAGACCATTGGG AGAATAATGTCAATCCAATACAAAATACCTGAGTACGTCCATGTATCCCAAGACTGCAAGAACCTCCTTGCCGCCATTTTCGTCGCAAACCCTGCTAAG AGAATAACAATGAGGGAGATCAGGAATCACCCCTGGTTCTTAAAGAACTTACCTAGAGAGCTCACAGAAGCTGCCCAAGCAATGTACTACAAAAGAGACAACAGCGCCCCAACTTACTCTGTCCAAACTGTCGAAGAGATCATGAAGATCGTCCAGGAAGCACAAAAACCACCTCCTTCCACCACCCCGGTGGCAGGTTTCGGATGGGTGGAGGAGGACGAGCAGGAGGATGGCAAGAAGCCAGAGGAAGAAccagaggaggacgacgaagaagACGAGTATGAGAAGCAGTTGAACGAAGTGCGTGCCAGCGGTGAGTTCCACATCAGCTGA